One genomic region from Halococcus qingdaonensis encodes:
- a CDS encoding CPBP family intramembrane glutamic endopeptidase, protein MATGSDDGDVEWRRVGLFVLFAFGISWTIGVIVSMTGGIGSESPMVFAGVRLWLVLVVTGYMFSPAIANVLTRLVTGEGWDGLALRPRRRHWRWWAVAWVVPPVLLYLGATVFFVLFPEFFDPTLSAVGETLGVTQGTELPIEPRELALIAAVAAPTINTAVNCVATFGEEFGWRAYLLPKLLPLGGRRAILLSGVIWGVWHWPLIVLGYNYPETPLLGSLAMVYFTVVAGVFLGWVTLRGNSVWPAVIGHAAINANAGIMLLFTQNDPSRLLGPAVTGVIGSLPLAVFAVWLLVCSNVFSPPSSSNF, encoded by the coding sequence ATGGCGACAGGATCCGACGATGGCGACGTGGAGTGGCGGCGTGTGGGGCTGTTCGTACTGTTTGCTTTCGGGATCTCGTGGACGATCGGTGTGATCGTCTCCATGACCGGCGGTATCGGCTCCGAGAGCCCGATGGTGTTCGCCGGTGTTCGGCTCTGGCTCGTGCTCGTCGTCACCGGCTACATGTTTTCACCGGCGATAGCAAACGTTCTCACACGACTCGTTACCGGTGAGGGCTGGGATGGACTGGCTCTGCGCCCGCGACGACGTCACTGGCGGTGGTGGGCCGTCGCGTGGGTCGTGCCGCCGGTCCTGCTCTATCTCGGGGCGACGGTTTTCTTTGTGCTGTTTCCGGAATTTTTCGACCCAACGCTGAGTGCCGTGGGTGAGACACTTGGAGTGACACAGGGGACGGAACTCCCGATCGAACCACGGGAACTCGCACTCATCGCGGCAGTGGCTGCCCCCACGATCAACACGGCAGTCAACTGCGTGGCCACGTTCGGTGAGGAGTTCGGTTGGCGGGCGTATCTGCTACCGAAACTCCTCCCTCTCGGCGGTCGTCGGGCCATCTTGCTGTCGGGAGTGATCTGGGGCGTCTGGCACTGGCCGCTGATCGTGCTGGGATACAACTATCCCGAAACGCCGCTGCTCGGTAGCCTTGCGATGGTGTATTTTACTGTCGTCGCCGGCGTGTTCCTTGGATGGGTGACGCTGCGGGGCAACAGTGTCTGGCCCGCCGTCATCGGTCACGCTGCGATCAACGCGAACGCCGGCATCATGCTGCTGTTCACGCAGAACGATCCGAGTCGACTTCTCGGTCCCGCAGTGACCGGCGTGATCGGCTCGCTACCGCTGGCAGTGTTTGCGGTCTGGCTCCTCGTTTGCTCTAACGTGTTTTCTCCACCTAGTTCATCGAATTTCTGA
- a CDS encoding Lrp/AsnC family transcriptional regulator, with amino-acid sequence MDDLDRRILDVLRRDSRTPYTEIAAQVGTSEGTVRNRVERLIEDDTIERFTVTTRTGNIKAMIEVSVAVDVDTSAVSERMAEWPEVDFVWQVSGEEDVVLIVDAADTSAVNDLITEARELDDVISTKTRLILDERRE; translated from the coding sequence ATGGACGACCTCGACCGCCGGATTCTGGACGTGCTCCGACGGGACTCCCGAACGCCCTATACCGAGATCGCCGCACAGGTCGGCACCTCCGAGGGAACGGTCAGGAATCGCGTCGAGCGACTCATCGAGGACGACACGATCGAGCGGTTCACCGTGACCACCCGCACGGGAAATATCAAGGCGATGATCGAGGTGAGCGTCGCCGTCGACGTCGACACCTCGGCGGTCTCCGAGCGGATGGCCGAGTGGCCCGAGGTCGATTTCGTCTGGCAGGTCTCGGGCGAGGAGGACGTCGTACTGATCGTCGACGCGGCCGACACGAGCGCCGTCAACGATCTCATCACGGAGGCGCGCGAACTCGACGACGTCATCTCGACGAAGACAAGACTCATCCTGGACGAACGGCGCGAATGA